One part of the Raphanus sativus cultivar WK10039 chromosome 7, ASM80110v3, whole genome shotgun sequence genome encodes these proteins:
- the LOC108818022 gene encoding probable plastid-lipid-associated protein 8, chloroplastic has translation MATAASSLTIASSFSEQRTQIHSLKRSNLPLQYSLPYKANSRSRSRRLRLTVSSVSSPSVELRTGPDDLISSLLSKVANSDGGVTLTPEEHKEVAQVAGELQKYCVSEPVKCPLIFGDWDVVYCSRPTSPGGGYRSVIGRLFFRTKEMIQGIDSPDTVRNRVSFTALGFLDGDVSLTGKLNVLDSEWVQVIFEPPELKVGSLEFKYGFESEVKLRITYVDEKLRLGIGSRGSLFVFRRRQ, from the exons ATGGCTACGGCTGCTTCTTCCCTTACAATTGCGTCGTCCTTCTCCGAACAACGGACTCAGATTCATTCCTTGAAGCGTTCGAACCTCCCTCTTCAGTACTCCCTCCCGTATAAGGCTAATTCACGGAGCAGAAGTAGAAGGTTGCGACTCACCGTAAGCTCCGTTTCATCGCCCAGTGTTGAGCTCCGTACTGGACCCGATGATCTCATTTCATCACTTCTCTCTAAG GTTGCAAACAGCGATGGAGGTGTGACTCTCACCCCTGAGGAACACAAGGAAGTGGCACAAGTAGCTGGGGAGCTTCAGAAGTATTGTGTGAGCGAGCCTGTTAAATGCCCTCTCATTTTCGGAG ATTGGGACGTGGTGTACTGTTCTAGACCGACCTCTCCTGGTGGAGGCTACAGAAGCGTGATTGGTCGCCTCTTCTTCAGAACTAAAGAGATGATCCAAGGCATTGATTCTCCTGATACCGTGAGGAACAGAGTTTCCTTCACTGCTCTTGGTTTTCTCGATGGAGATGTCTCTTTGACAG GGAAGCTGAACGTGCTGGACAGTGAGTGGGTTCAGGTGATATTCGAGCCTCCGGAACTAAAGGTGGGATCGTTGGAGTTTAAATACGGTTTCGAAAGCGAAGTGAAGCTTCGGATCACGTACGTTGATGAAAAACTTAGGTTGGGAATAGGCTCTAGAGGATCATTGTTCGTCTTTAGGAGGCGTCAATAA